The Ostrinia nubilalis chromosome 11, ilOstNubi1.1, whole genome shotgun sequence genomic sequence aataaaaggaattacattcccgaaaataatcaaattgcggttgcgcacgatcgacaaattcctaagtgatttgacagctccactgacagccgctctgtcatagacatcgcgatacgtttcgtttcgccgtttgaaaaagtaaatactgtactaataaaaccatgatgaaaacaatttccagaacactgaaaatattctatttgaaaaatagaataatcaatataaaaacactaggaaatgtttcatcaaagtatatttcaattaactgagcaaaaagcgccatctattgcaaattaattctaaatcacgccaatagatgtcgctagtggtatccaaaatcagaatattgagaagaaatattaatttgtgaaaaaacagcaaacggcaacgttacaataccctcccccctagacattcgcacggagaaagaatctgagctgccctcagcgaactacaaactgaaaataagagagaaaaaaaaaataagtgaatCTTTACACCAGAAAGACCCCCAAAAAGtccaattgagaaaaaaaaaactaacttactAACTATAACTAAACTTTCACAAAAGCAATACCAAACCAAAATGATCCAtctaccaggactgatgttctaCCAACCAAAAAAAATCTCTCCTGTCCGAGCATCCAAAATTCCCCATaaagtcccaactgtgaaccagtggtactcgattCCCCCAGTAAAGTAGAACTTGACATGCAATTCTACTCATTCCTTTTCCAAAACGTTGttaggctatttcggccataactaacattatttgctaaaataaaataaaaatgcctggGTTATAAAACCGCAGAATAAAACGTCGCTGATCACGATataattggacgtcatcgcaacaaaacacaaccacagggaatagtgctcaaaacacatgatgtcatccctggaaacaaaaatctggactataaagtcacagagaaaaaaaaacacgaggCAAATATACAGCAGATACTTGTCCActcgaaaaaagaaaaataaatcgcATACCCTAAATGGGGCGATCACAAAACTAACCTAAAGGTTTCCCTAAAAGGGAAAAGTAGCCTTGGCGTCATTGTTGGTAGAATACCAAACAACACTTGTGAAACAAGTCCTACGGCTGAGAACCCTggcaaaacaaaaaatactattCGGCGAACTGAgggtgaaaacaaaagacaaggATTAAACCTTGATGTCCTTGATATGCCAAGTACCGAGAGGCTTGCCATTGTGAGCAATTAACTCGTAAACAAGCGGAGATAGTACCTTCTTGACAATGCACTTCTCGTACTTTGGGGCAAGCTTGGTAGCCTTGAACTTCTCAGCGTCACTCTGAATGTACGTTTTGCGCCACACCTCCTGACCCTCTGAAAGTTTGACGTTACGTCTTCTGAGGTTGTAGTACCTGGTGTTCGTAGCGTGGGCCTTCAGTAAATGCGAACGTACCTTCTCGAACACTTCCTTCAAGACGCCAAACTCCCCTGCATAGTCTTCTCTTGGCATAGCAACTTCATACTCGCAGTCGTCCGTTTGCTTATAAAAGGAGCCATTTATTATAGGTTCTCTGCCATGAACCAAAAAGAACGgtgtaaatccggtagattcgtTCACAGCACTGTTAAGTGCGAACTGAATCTTAAACAAATTGAGATCCCAGGTTCTATGATCTTCTTTCACGTACGAAGATACAGCAGTCATTACTGTTTTGTTATACCTTTCGACCAAGTTTATCTGTGGCGTGTATCTAGGACCGTAATGTACACGAGGGACGTTATATTTCTCCAACAGGCTACGAAATTCCGATCCCGTAAATTGAACCCCATTGTCGGTAATTACGGTTTCAGGAATTCCATGAGCCAGGAGAACATAGTTCTCGAACGCCTTTGCCACAGCTGCGCTAGTCGCGCGTCTCAAGGGAAATAGCAttgtatattttgaaaaacagcAAGTGACCACTAACAGATGAATGTAACCTGATCGGGATCTAGGCAAAGGTCCGACTAAGTCTATCGACAAAGCTTGAAACGGTCTGAAACATTGCTTAGGCTGACCCATGAGTCCAGGTGTCAAGGTAGTCTTGTGTTTGTACGCGGAACAAGTTGTGCAATTTTTTACGAAGTCCATGACGTCGCGGTACATCCCCGGCCAATAATATCTCAGGCTCAATCTTCGGTGTGTTTTGAATACACCAAAGTGTGCTGAAGTCGGAGGTTCGTGGTTTTCGGCGATGACTGCTTTCCTCTTGGACTTGGACACAACTTCTTTCCAGTCAAACTCCTGTGTCAGGGTATATTTACCTTTACTAAGCCTGTACAGTTTCCCATTTTCAATGCGATAGTTGGGGTAGTTCTTTGGATAAGCCGTGCAACCATGTATCACTTTATTATACCACTCGTCATCAACGTCTACTGAAACTGAGGTATCTATAGCATCTACATTCAATAAACGCGAGAGAGCGTCTGGGACAACATTATCCTTCCCCCTACGATGCTCGATAGTAAAATTGTATTGGGACAGACGACATCCCCAACGAGCTAAACGACCTGTCGGGTTCTCTAAGTTCATGAACCATTTAAGGGAAGCATGATCCGTAATAACCTTAAATGGTCTGGTGCCTAGGTACGGTTCAAATTTCTCTACCGCAAAAACTACCGCTAGTGCTTCCCTTTCGGTTGCACTGTAGTTACGTTCATTCTTATTAAGTGATCTACTAATATATGCAATAGGATGGTCATTCCCGTCTACTGTCTGGGTTAGCATACCACCTATGCCGTAACTTGACGCATCGCAATGAACAGAAAAGGGCTTCTCAAAATCTGGGCATGCTAAAACTGGAGCAGAGaccaaacaattttttaaagattcaaaAGCCTCTTGTGCAGCTGGGTTCCACAAAAATTTAGTCTTAGTACTGGTGAGGGCATTCAAAGGCGCAGCAATGGATGCAAAATTCCGGATGAACCGACGGTACCAAGAACAAGtgccaataaacattttaacctCTTTCGAAGTTTTTGGTACCGGGAAATCAAGAATTGCACGCACTTTGTCTGGGTCTGTCCTCAAACCATACTCATCAACGATGTACCCTAAATATTTCAGCGACTGTctaaaaaatttacttttttcgaaGTTAATCGTCAAATTTGCACTTTGGATACGTTGGTGCAGTCGCTGTAGTAATAATAAGTGCGTATTGAAGTCCTCTGCaactattatgacgtcatcaacgTAACAAAAGATCATTCCTTTAGTTATGTCACTACAAAAAGGCGTTCCGAACAACATGTCCATCAATCTTTGCTGACGAGCAGGTGCTCCGCAAAGACCAAATGGCATTACCTTAAATTTGAACAAGCCTCTCCCTGGAACAGTGAAACTAGTTTTCTCTTGTGACTGTTCGTCTAATTTAATTTGCCAGAAACTAGATTTAAAATCCACAGAACTGATGTACTTAGCATTTCTAAGGCTGTCTAAAATTTGAGGTATGTACGGGATAGCGTAAGCATCACCTTTAGTGACTGCATTAAGTTTACGGCAGTCTAAACAAAATCGCCATGAACCGTCAGATTTAGGAACCATAAGTACGGGATTATTCCACGGACTTTCACTAGGTGTAATAACATCTAGCTCCAGCATCTTATCTACCTCCTTATGTAACTCCTTAGACTTCTCAGGTGACATGGGATATGGCCTACACTTAATCGGTGAAGCTTCGCCTGTGTTTATTGTGTGCTCAATAAGATCCGTCCTACCTAAGCCCTTGGTTTCAAAAGAAACACTATGAAACTGTTTGATCATCCTGTCTGCCAATTCACGTTGTTCCaagtttaagttttcaaaagacTGAATAAAATTGATAGGCTTGTCAATGTTCGATGAAGTTTTAAGAAAATTTTTAGGTGCCTCTacgtaacaaatattttgaaaaatctctggcattaatttaaaatttttccaaaagtctacTCCTAAAATGACATCAGAGACAATTGAAGGAAtgacataaaatgtaattacctTTGTGACGTCCTTAAATGTAATAGGTAATGTGATGGTTCCTATAGTGCTACAGAAAGACCCATCAGCAACAGTAACCGTTGATGCACACGACTCATCCAAAGAGTAACCCAGATCAATGAAACGTTGGTGTGCTCCGTTACCAATAATTGAAATTGCAGCTCCAGAATCCAATAGTCCGCAAACAGTCATGTCTAAAATGTTCACGTTCAAATATGGCCGAACATCATTTATATTAGGTTTAAACAAAACCGAAGTAACGTTGTTGTTTTTGAAATAAGAATCAACAATGTCCaaccattgtttattttcagaagGTTCGACATCTTCTGAAATAACATTACTTCGGTTACCTGCTAGTTTTTTGAATTGGTAGCACTCTTACACTTAGCACAATTTTTAGTAGTGTACCCTACTTCACCacacttaaaacataacaaCCGTTTATCCGTACAGTATTTTGTACTATGTGTATTTGCCTTACACTTCAAACATAAGAGTTTTTTGTTAGAAGTTGGTTTACTGTCAGAAAAGGGTGGTTGTGTGACAGCAGTAACAGGCTTTGGTGATTTACCCTTGTAAGTGTACTCTGGATTCATACACGGCTGTTTAGATGGTTCATTGAAGGTACTAGTTTGCTGACGTCTTACTTCAATTTTACGACATTTATCCTTGAGGTCAGCAACAGTGTCGAAGTCGTGTAAAGCTAACAATTCAGCATAGATAGgcctaatattatgtaacaagaTCTCAATCTTATCTTGTTCAGAAAATGGCCGTTTCAAACGCGAAAACATTCCATTCATGATAGCAAAATAAATGTGGGTAGGTTCATCCTGACCTTGTGTACGAGAACGAATTTCTCCTATTAACCTATAGTCATAATCTGCAGGTGCAAACTCCTCAACCAATAATTCACTTAGTTCCTTCCACGACGAGACCTGATCTTTGACACCTCTATACCATAAAAGTGTTTGATCatggaaaaaacaaaacgccgacttaaataaaacactatcaGAAACACCAAAAGCCGTCGCGCGTTCATTAACTAATTCCAAAAAGGAATGCACACTGGAATCAACTGAAAACTTTATgttccaatttaaaatattaacctTCGATGACTGGTCCACAACAACAGTTTCCCTACAATCGTCTGACTGTAAATTGGAACTAGATTCCCCATCTGACTTGTTTGTGACGAAGCCTTCTAAAACTGAAAGGCACATGTTCAACTTCTGTTTTAAACTAGCATGAATAGCTGCGTCAACAGATTCCTTACACGCTGCTAGCCTATCCAGTCGGTGAAGCAAGTGGCAATACAAAGCCTTCGAACGAGTCAGCTGATACCGCTCCTTAGTCTTCTTGAAATTATCTAAATGTGATTGTAATTCCTTTAACTTGCCAGAAATATTGGGCAATTCCACACTAGGTTTAAGTTCTTCATCAATAATTTCCTCAGGACTAAACTCAGAACACAATGACTTaagttgttttttcattttgggAACTGTATCTTCCGGAGACTCAGATCGAACAGTTATCTCATAAATAAGTTCGTCGCGTAATAATGAATGGTAGTAAACCGTTTTGGTATCCATTGTAAAAAGCTATGTGTAAAATAAActaagtggcaaaaatattatttaaaaatttttgaatgaaaatgtatttaaattgtCAAATTTGTTGAGAATGGCACCTTACAAGATTGGATGAAACCTCTCACTTATGTTCtaaaacacacaataacaacaataatgttattgtttaaaaaaaatacaagtaataaacaagtatgtaaataattaccaaaaaaaacaatgtactaggtaacttcaaattaatgttatatgtCCGCAGTGACACAAAGGAAATTGTTACCTTAGTACAAAATAACAGgtaaataggtactttgttatcctattacataaactaattttaaatttcaacaaaagtgtttgtccttgaaaaattaattaaaattaaagtaagtaacgggttatatgtttacataaagaaacacaaaagcagtgtaggtatactaaattgataacctaacaataaaaatgttacttacttgtcccaactataaaacaagtttcaactcaacaaaataaccaaacattatgtagttcctcataaataagagtaagtacgctctgttataaataggttataagtttatgttgttaacaaaatgtgggccacaaaaataaaatacaggacaaacacaacacacaacatgagaaattccctaattacaataataaaataactaaataaaagtgTATGAGAGGATAGTCAGCAAACAATGTCGCTTCTTTTATTAACCATCCACCCATAAACCTTTTACAAAAAGggtggcaataataaacaccaaagaggggcgccactgcaagaaaggattttttcctggcggcttggtgactggaattgaaccgccaccggtgcagactg encodes the following:
- the LOC135076076 gene encoding uncharacterized protein LOC135076076; amino-acid sequence: MDTKTVYYHSLLRDELIYEITVRSESPEDTVPKMKKQLKSLCSEFSPEEIIDEELKPSVELPNISGKLKELQSHLDNFKKTKERYQLTRSKALYCHLLHRLDRLAACKESVDAAIHASLKQKLNMCLSVLEGFVTNKSDGESSSNLQSDDCRETVVVDQSSKVNILNWNIKFSVDSSVHSFLELVNERATAFGVSDSVLFKSAFCFFHDQTLLWYRGVKDQVSSWKELSELLVEEFAPADYDYRLIGEIRSRTQGQDEPTHIYFAIMNGMFSRLKRPFSEQDKIEILLHNIRPIYAELLALHDFDTVADLKDKCRKIEVRRQQTSTFNEPSKQPCMNPEYTYKGKSPKPVTAVTQPPFSDSKPTSNKKLLCLKCKANTHSTKYCTDKRLLCFKCGEVGYTTKNCAKCKSATNSKN